A stretch of the Capsicum annuum cultivar UCD-10X-F1 chromosome 10, UCD10Xv1.1, whole genome shotgun sequence genome encodes the following:
- the LOC107844442 gene encoding heavy metal-associated isoprenylated plant protein 6-like produces MGEKKEETKVKGAEKKNEGGEKKDDGPAIVLKLDLHCEGCAQKVRRFIRHTRGVENVKSDCESGKLTIKGDVDPSWLRERVEIKTKKTVELISSSSKKGGGDGTADKKSGGDVAADKKGREKAEKKTEDKKADEKKPKEIQESSVVALKIRVHCDGCAHKIKRVIKKIKGVQEVKIESEKDLVMVKGTMDIKNLTACLTDKLKQNVEVVPLKKDNGGGEKKGKEGDNDKKEIEGRGGDKKEKGGSGGMEKKDGDSKVASSGGGGSKSVDPKEQKSEVINKMEYYGYNANTVFSMPMQNQSYMDQGYGATMYDPGYAHSGYVVEYGHQPQYVPPPPPPTYLNAPQMFSDENPNGCLIM; encoded by the exons ATGGGTGAG aaaaaagaagaaaccaaAGTTAAAGGAGCAGAGAAGAAGAATGAAGGCGGAGAAAAAAAGGATGATGGCCCTGCCATAGTTTTAAAGCTTGATTTGCATTGTGAAGGTTGTGCCCAAAAAGTCAGACGTTTCATTCGCCACACCAGAg GTGTGGAAAACGTGAAATCGGACTGTGAAAGTGGGAAATTGACAATAAAAGGGGACGTAGACCCCTCATGGCTCCGGGAAAGGGTCGAGATCAAGACCAAAAAGACGGTGGAGCTCATATCATCGTCGTCCAAAAAGGGCGGCGGTGATGGCACCGCAGATAAGAAGAGCGGTGGTGATGTCGCCGCAGATAAAAAAGGCCGTGAAAAAGCAGAAAAGAAGACAGAGGACAAGAAGGCTGATGAGAAGAAACCCAAAGAG ATCCAAGAAAGCAGTGTGGTGGCATTGAAGATTCGCGTGCATTGTGACGGGTGTGCACATAAAATAAAACGAGTTATTAAAAAGATTAAAG GGGTGCAAGAAGTGAAGATAGAATCAGAAAAAGATTTGGTAATGGTAAAGGGGACGATGGATATAAAGAATTTAACTGCCTGCTTGACTGATAAATTGAAGCAAAATGTTGAAGTTGTTCCACTAAAGAAAGACAATGGTGGTGGTGAAAAGAAAGGCAAGGAGGGTGACAATGACAAGAAGGAGATAGAGGGTCGCGGCGGAGACAAGAAAGAAAAAGGCGGTAGTGGTGGTATGGAGAAAAAAGACGGTGATTCGAAGGTGGCTAGTAGTGGAGGAGGAGGAAGTAAAAGTGTAGATCCAAAAGAGCAAAAAAGCGAAGTAATCAACAAAATGGAGTACTATGGTTATAATGCAAATACGGTTTTCTCAATGCCTATGCAAAATCAAAGTTATATGGATCAAGGTTATGGCGCGACAATGTATGATCCTGGTTATGCTCATTCGGGCTATGTAGTTGAGTACGGACACCAGCCACAGTATGTGCCACCACCTCCTCCACCAACGTACTTGAATGCGCCTCAAATGTTCAGTGATGAAAATCCCAACGGTTGTTTGATCATGTAA